A region of Selenomonadales bacterium 4137-cl DNA encodes the following proteins:
- a CDS encoding OmpA family protein gives MAKRRGGGGGGGGGHDAAGMMRWLLTYADLITLMMAFFVIMYAMSKADVAKFNALKNSLAVAFRTEGSASSLIYTQQGTQPVEQVVSLDGSKDTEDFQDIIRKVQANVKDQRKVMFVVDERGLTIRFLDNVLFDLGDAELRQDALGMLDAVGKALKNAARYVRIEGHADNLPINTVRFPSNWELSAARSIAVTRYLIDKHGVDPKRLASLGYGEYRPLYPNTSEENRAKNRRVDIVILRTERSGGEIRTFDPIKR, from the coding sequence ATGGCCAAAAGACGCGGCGGCGGAGGCGGCGGCGGGGGAGGTCACGATGCGGCCGGCATGATGCGCTGGCTATTGACCTATGCTGATCTTATCACCCTGATGATGGCTTTTTTCGTCATCATGTACGCAATGAGCAAGGCGGATGTGGCCAAATTCAATGCTTTGAAGAATTCCCTGGCAGTGGCTTTCCGGACCGAGGGCTCGGCTTCCAGTCTCATTTATACCCAGCAGGGTACCCAGCCGGTCGAACAGGTCGTCAGCCTGGACGGCAGCAAGGACACGGAAGATTTTCAGGATATCATCCGCAAAGTGCAGGCGAATGTCAAGGATCAGCGAAAGGTTATGTTCGTTGTCGACGAACGCGGACTGACGATCCGCTTCCTGGATAACGTGCTGTTCGACCTCGGCGACGCCGAGCTGCGTCAGGACGCGTTGGGCATGCTGGACGCGGTCGGCAAAGCGCTGAAGAATGCCGCGCGCTATGTGCGGATCGAGGGCCATGCCGACAATCTGCCGATCAATACGGTGCGGTTCCCTTCAAACTGGGAACTGTCGGCAGCCCGGTCGATAGCGGTTACGCGCTATCTGATAGACAAGCACGGCGTCGACCCCAAACGCCTGGCCTCGCTGGGTTACGGCGAGTACCGGCCGCTATATCCCAACACTTCGGAAGAGAACAGGGCGAAAAATCGGCGGGTGGATATCGTCATTCTCCGTACCGAACGATCCGGTGGCGAGATAAGAACTTTTGATCCGATTAAAAGATAA